One window of the Oncorhynchus gorbuscha isolate QuinsamMale2020 ecotype Even-year linkage group LG17, OgorEven_v1.0, whole genome shotgun sequence genome contains the following:
- the LOC124001248 gene encoding protein mab-21-like 2: MIATQAKLVYQLNKYYSERCQTRKAAIAKTIREVCKVVSDVLKEVEVQEPRFISSLSEIEARFEGMEVIAPNEFEVVLYLNQMGVFNFVDDGSLPGCAVLKLSDGRKRSMSLWVEFITASGYLSARKIRSRFQTLVAQAVDKCSYRDVVKMVADTSEVRLRIRERYVVQITPAFKCTGIWPRSAAQWPMPHIPWPGPNRVAEVKAEGFNLLSKECYSLTGKQSSAESDAWVLQFSEAENRLLMAGCRKRCLSVLKTLRDRHLELPGQPLQSYHMKTLLLYECEKHPRETDWDESCLGDRINGILLQLISCLQCRRCPHYFLPNLDLFQGKPHSALEAAAKQTWRLAREILTNAKSLDKL; this comes from the coding sequence ATGATCGCGACGCAGGCAAAGCTGGTCTACCAGCTCAACAAATACTACAGCGAGAGATGCCAAACTCGAAAAGCGGCCATTGCAAAGACTATCAGGGAGGTGTGTAAGGTAGTGTCGGACGTCCTGAAGGAGGTCGAGGTGCAGGAACCCCGGTTCATCTCCTCTCTCAGCGAGATAGAGGCGCGCTTCGAGGGGATGGAGGTCATAGCCCCCAACGAGTTCGAGGTGGTCCTCTACCTCAACCAGATGGGAGTGTTCAACTTTGTTGATGACGGTTCTCTGCCCGGCTGCGCTGTACTGAAGCTAAGCGACGGCCGCAAAAGAAGTATGTCTCTCTGGGTCGAGTTCATAACGGCCTCGGGTTACCTTTCCGCCCGGAAGATCCGCTCAAGGTTTCAGACTCTGGTCGCGCAAGCGGTGGATAAGTGTAGCTACCGTGACGTGGTTAAAATGGTAGCAGATACAAGTGAGGTAAGACTAAGAATCCGGGAGAGATACGTGGTTCAGATCACCCCTGCGTTCAAGTGCACCGGGATCTGGCCTAGGAGCGCTGCCCAGTGGCCCATGCCCCATATCCCCTGGCCTGGTCCGAACCGGGTGGCCGAGGTCAAGGCCGAGGGCTTTAACCTGCTCTCCAAAGAGTGCTACTCGTTGACCGGAAAACAGAGCTCGGCTGAGAGTGATGCCTGGGTCTTGCAGTTCAGCGAGGCCGAGAATAGGCTCCTGATGGCGGGATGCAGGAAAAGATGCCTCTCGGTCCTGAAGACTCTCCGCGACCGTCATCTCGAGCTACCCGGTCAGCCACTCCAGAGCTACCACATGAAGACCCTGCTGCTGTATGAGTGTGAGAAACACCCGAGAGAGACCGACTGGGACGAGTCCTGCCTCGGAGATCGAATCAACGGAATTCTGCTGCAGCTCATCTCCTGTTTGCAGTGCCGCAGATGCCCCCATTATTTCTTACCAAATTTGGACCTGTTTCAGGGGAAGCCGCACTCGGCCCTGGAAGCTGCCGCAAAGCAGACGTGGAGACTGGCGAGGGAAATCCTCACTAATGCAAAAAGTTTGGACAAATTATGA